The sequence below is a genomic window from Candidatus Eisenbacteria bacterium.
CGGATCCTTTGCTGCGGCCACGATCCGGAAGCCGACCTCGCCCGACCGTTCTCCTCCATCCGGAACCGGACGCATCTTGGTCGCCCGGCAGTCGGAGATCTCGTCGGACATCCAAGAGCCGCCGCAGGCGTAGATCTTCCCGGTCTCCGCGTCCAGGCAGAGTTCGTGGACGTTTCCCGCCATGTCCTCGATCCCATCGGGCGTCGCGCTTTCCGGGTAGACGCCGGCCGGAGAGGTCATGCCCAGATACCCCGCATGCCAATAGTTGCATCGTAAAGGACCCGGTTCGTCTCCCCACGGGTAGAGCCGTCCCTCCTCTCCCCTCGCTCCCGCCTGCCATTCGGCGACGGTCGGAAGCCGATAGGTTCGCCCGTCGCGCGCCGCCTGCGTGAGCCAGCGGCAATAAGCCTCCGCCTCGAACCGCGCGATCCCCACGACCGGCTGGTTCGACTCGTTGTACGCAGGGTTCGTCCAGAA
It includes:
- a CDS encoding SUMF1/EgtB/PvdO family nonheme iron enzyme, with the protein product FWTNPAYNESNQPVVGIARFEAEAYCRWLTQAARDGRTYRLPTVAEWQAGARGEEGRLYPWGDEPGPLRCNYWHAGYLGMTSPAGVYPESATPDGIEDMAGNVHELCLDAETGKIYACGGSWMSDEISDCRATKMRPVPDGGERSGEVGFRIVAAAKDPSEIRTTREG